The Virgibacillus dokdonensis genome includes a window with the following:
- a CDS encoding zinc-dependent alcohol dehydrogenase family protein, producing MQATCVKFCEFGAPTRVLQVGNQYLSPPAADEVLVRMLARPINPSDLIPIRGSYAHRISLPNIPGYEGVGIIEEVGEAVSKQLVGMRVLPLRGEGTWQEFVQTKKEYVVPIPDAIPNYIACQLYINPITAWVICTEVLRLKEGDVLLVNAAGSSIGRIMAQLSRLIGIEMIAVLRNDHHKKELQRLGAAHVIHSTNTTKSIYHNVMEITNGNGVAAAIDAVGGFSGTELALCVQPDGDFLTLGLLSGVPVDWKLISTQVKVNARLFHLRHWNKQVSTHDWQKAFKQIIQFIVEGKVTLMKHAATYPLFEVKEAVQCAETAQPNMGKVILIN from the coding sequence TTGCAAGCTACATGTGTGAAATTCTGTGAGTTTGGAGCACCAACTAGAGTGTTACAAGTTGGAAACCAATATTTATCGCCACCAGCAGCCGATGAGGTGCTCGTTCGAATGCTAGCACGTCCAATCAATCCTTCTGATCTTATTCCTATTAGAGGATCTTATGCACATCGTATTTCTTTGCCTAATATTCCTGGATATGAAGGTGTTGGCATCATTGAAGAAGTTGGTGAAGCGGTTTCTAAACAGCTTGTCGGCATGCGAGTCCTTCCTTTACGTGGAGAAGGAACTTGGCAGGAATTTGTGCAAACAAAAAAGGAGTATGTGGTTCCAATTCCTGATGCTATTCCTAATTATATAGCCTGTCAGTTATATATAAACCCGATAACAGCCTGGGTGATTTGTACAGAAGTATTACGCTTAAAAGAAGGGGACGTGCTACTTGTTAATGCAGCTGGTTCTTCTATTGGTAGGATTATGGCACAATTATCTAGGTTAATCGGCATTGAGATGATTGCAGTATTACGAAATGATCATCATAAAAAGGAGCTACAACGATTAGGCGCTGCGCATGTAATTCATTCGACAAATACAACGAAATCCATCTATCATAATGTGATGGAGATCACCAATGGAAATGGTGTAGCAGCTGCAATTGATGCTGTAGGAGGCTTTTCTGGAACAGAGCTAGCTTTGTGTGTACAACCTGATGGTGATTTTTTAACACTTGGTTTGTTATCAGGAGTTCCTGTTGATTGGAAGTTGATTTCGACACAAGTAAAGGTTAATGCGCGTTTATTTCATTTAAGACATTGGAATAAGCAAGTTTCTACACATGATTGGCAAAAAGCCTTCAAACAAATAATTCAATTCATCGTCGAAGGAAAAGTAACTTTGATGAAGCATGCGGCAACTTATCCTTTATTTGAGGTTAAAGAAGCTGTGCAATGTGCTGAAACAGCTCAACCCAATATGGGGAAGGTTATTTTAATAAATTAA
- a CDS encoding MFS transporter, producing MKKVLILSFGMFALGFDAYIVAGIIPGISETYHKDVSQVGLAVSIFTLFYALSAPVFASLFAGKSVKKILLYSMLVFTIANIITAIAPTFTILLVSRAIAGAAAGLFSPLAISAASELVSIEKKGRAIGLTLGGMSIGIVLGVPLGLYVFDMLSWQASIWLLVLIGVVAMFGILVYLPSIETPTPPALFERLKMFLDKKVTVTVCITFFASISSLGLYTYLSPLIKEFTGTGNLMMYLWAWGFGGLFGSLIIGYLIDYFKKPKTLVTIILLILTLSITCIPLMINLPLLRYLPFFVWGAMGWASQAPQQHILMSYQPNNGSSAVALNSSLNYLGSSVGATLGGGVLAFGFGAISLIYFAVISMVFSILLQFYSVKSLN from the coding sequence ATGAAGAAGGTCTTAATATTATCATTTGGTATGTTTGCTTTGGGTTTTGATGCTTATATTGTTGCTGGGATAATTCCAGGAATCAGTGAAACGTATCATAAAGATGTATCACAAGTTGGGTTAGCTGTTAGTATATTTACATTGTTTTACGCTTTATCGGCACCAGTATTTGCATCTCTATTTGCCGGAAAGTCAGTAAAAAAGATATTGTTATATTCCATGCTAGTTTTTACTATTGCAAATATCATCACGGCAATCGCTCCGACTTTTACTATTCTTTTAGTATCAAGGGCTATTGCAGGGGCAGCGGCGGGATTATTTTCTCCATTGGCAATATCAGCTGCTTCAGAACTTGTTTCGATTGAGAAAAAGGGTAGAGCTATAGGTTTGACATTAGGTGGGATGAGTATAGGTATAGTGTTAGGTGTTCCCTTAGGTCTATATGTTTTTGACATGTTAAGTTGGCAAGCATCAATATGGTTATTAGTACTCATTGGAGTTGTCGCAATGTTTGGCATACTTGTATATTTACCATCTATTGAAACACCCACACCACCTGCTCTTTTTGAACGTTTAAAAATGTTTCTCGATAAAAAAGTAACGGTAACAGTATGTATAACTTTTTTTGCTAGTATCTCTAGCCTAGGATTATATACATATCTTTCACCATTAATAAAAGAATTTACAGGAACAGGTAATTTGATGATGTATCTTTGGGCATGGGGGTTTGGTGGGTTATTTGGAAGTTTAATTATTGGATATTTAATTGATTATTTTAAAAAGCCGAAAACATTAGTTACGATAATTTTATTAATCTTAACCTTGTCTATTACTTGTATTCCATTAATGATCAATCTACCTCTATTAAGATATTTGCCATTTTTTGTTTGGGGAGCAATGGGTTGGGCCTCTCAGGCACCGCAACAGCATATTTTAATGTCTTACCAACCGAATAATGGAAGTTCGGCAGTAGCTTTAAATAGTTCGCTTAATTATTTGGGTAGTTCAGTAGGTGCTACTTTAGGAGGGGGAGTTCTAGCATTTGGTTTCGGTGCTATATCATTAATATATTTTGCTGTTATATCTATGGTGTTTTCTATCCTTCTACAGTTTTATAGTGTTAAAAGTTTAAATTAA